A stretch of Hydractinia symbiolongicarpus strain clone_291-10 chromosome 9, HSymV2.1, whole genome shotgun sequence DNA encodes these proteins:
- the LOC130656945 gene encoding uridine diphosphate glucose pyrophosphatase NUDT22-like has translation MALVDKDMGWTCILSRQCLQMESIKVEFSEKYNRKACPMLDCKISKMWEKILAKNPKLYNASKFRFHDAILNPDGELEMKVGMTDYKDTVCTHIEAITEDIIDIRKYGVEQYGDQCACFSNPIGVTAAVLSNDNHIVVIKRADWVAESKGKLDTVGGHSEPGEMLKKLNMKESKVFDVDSTHVLYEIFHSIIREVRDEVNVPESSLSWPLLLGIIRNEETALKPCFIFLICCNLSKDEIAHLYSQGGPETDESTELNFISKKNIESYSKNDFSNMRKSWSPCGLATLFYYHQHLINEHLTKITN, from the exons atgGCATTGGTTGATAAAGACATGGGATGGACATGCATTCTGTCCAGACAATGTTTACAAATGGAATCAATCAAAGTTGAATTTAGTGAAAAATATAATAGAAAGGCATGTCCAATGCTTGATTGCAAAATAAGCAAAATGTGGGAGAAAATATTAGCAAAGAATCCAAAGCTTTACAATGCTAGCAAATTTCGTTTTCATGATGCAATTTTAAATCCAGATGGAGAACTGGAAATGAAGGTTGGGATGACTGACTATAAAGACACTGTATGCACCCACATTGAAGCAATTACAGAAGACATTATTGATATACGAAAGTATGGTGTAGAACAATATGGGGATCAATGTGCATGTTTTTCTAATCCAATTGGTGTGACAGCTGCAGTCTTAAGTAATGACAATCATATTGTTGTTATTAAGAGAGCTGATTGGGTTGCAGAGTCAAAAGGAAAGTTGGATACAGTTGGAGGACATTCTGAGCCTGGA gaaatgttgaagaaattgaACATGAAGGAATCAAAAGTGTTTGATGTGGATAGTACACATGTCTTGTATGAAATTTTTCATTCTATAATACGAGAAGTACGTGATGAG GTGAATGTTCCTGAATCGTCTTTATCCTGGCCTTTATTACTTGGAATTATTCGTAATGAAGAGACTGCACTAAAGCCATGCTTCATATTCCTAATTTG ttgtaaCCTGTCTAAAGATGAAATTGCACATTTGTATTCGCAAGGTGGACCTGAAACAGATGAATCAACAGAGCTCAATTTTATCTCCAAAAAG aACATTGAATCATACTcaaagaacgatttttcaaatatgAGGAAAAGTTGGTCTCCATGTGGTCTTGCTACACTGTTTTATTATCATCAACATTTAATAAATGaacatttaacaaaaataacaaattaa
- the LOC130656940 gene encoding BTB/POZ domain-containing protein 6-like, which produces MSSHWQTTKTNVRERNEYMFGNKLISDIQFNVGKQGETKKIIPAHKYVLGTSSPVFFAMLYGDFAKDETISIDDCESEAFWELLRFIYYDQVNLNSGNVLDVLYLANKYIVPVLSKECVNYLLENVQTENVLDVLNAAVCFGEKRLEKHCWSILSRKTSEIILSDSFADVDKQLLTNILQKDCLDVSEIDVFNAIKKWAEKECSRQSLEVNTQNQRSVLKDIIYLIRFPVMSAKDFALGPARSDLLPLEDIKLIFIYLNSGLAISSLKYPLKVRSFKPHKCSRYVKPMKNYLWRYDEKDTDAIRFKVDQEIFLTGIGLYGSPSGGEYSLQLKVSIDDDTVYTNSSVFMCPPDPDLNTMDNPPVHEILLEDPLRIKENTFYDISVLLDGPPSFAGDDGRQEVTEEGVNFVFENSSDSTNGTSYDEGQIPTLLFYF; this is translated from the coding sequence ATGTCTAGCCACTGGCAAACCACAAAAACAAATGTACGAGAAAGAAATGAATATATGTTTGGAAATAAATTGATCAGTGATATACAATTTAACGTTGGAAAACAAGGAGAAACAAAGAAAATCATTCCTGCACACAAGTATGTATTAGGAACTTCAAGTCCTGTTTTTTTTGCCATGCTCTATGGAGATTTTGCTAAAGACGAGACGATATCTATAGACGATTGTGAATCTGAAGCCTTTTGGGAATTGCTGCGGTTTATCTACTATGATCAAGTGAATTTAAATTCCGGAAATGTTCTTGACGTGTTGTACTTAgcaaataaatatattgtccCAGTGTTGTCAAAAGAGTGTGTTAATTATTTATTAGAAAATGTTCAAACTGAAAACGTTCTTGATGTTTTAAACGCTGCAGTGTGTTTTGGTGAAAAACGTTTGGAAAAGCATTGCTGGTCTATTTTATCACGAAAAACGTCTGAAATAATACTGTCTGACTCATTTGCTGATGTGGATAAACAACTATTAACAAACATTCTTCAAAAAGATTGTCTTGACGTTTCAGAAATTGATGTGTTtaatgcaattaaaaaatgGGCTGAAAAAGAATGTTCAAGACAATCCTTAGAAGTAAATACCCAAAATCAAAGAAGTGTGTTGAAGGATATTATTTATCTAATTCGATTTCCTGTTATGTCTGCTAAAGATTTTGCTTTAGGACCAGCAAGATCTGATCTATTACCATTAGAGGatataaagttaatttttatttatttaaactcaGGATTGGCAATCAGCAGTCTAAAATACCCTTTAAAAGTTCGCTCGTTTAAACCTCATAAATGCTCACGTTATGTAAAACctatgaaaaattatttgtgGAGGTATGATGAAAAGGATACTGATGCGATTCGCTTTAAAGTTGATCAAGAAATCTTTTTAACTGGTATTGGATTATACGGTTCTCCAAGCGGTGGAGAGTACTCTCTTCAGTTGAAAGTTAGTATTGACGATGATACAGTTTACACAAACTCGTCTGTATTTATGTGCCCACCAGATCCAGATTTAAATACCATGGACAATCCACCCGTACATGAAATATTACTTGAAGATCCTCTGCGAATAAAAGAAAACACCTTCTATGACATATCTGTCTTGCTTGATGGTCCACCATCATTTGCTGGTGATGATGGAAGACAAGAAGTTACAGAAGAAGGGGTAAATTTTGTGTTTGAAAACAGCAGTGATTCAACAAATGGCACAAGTTATGATGAAGGACAAATACCaactttgttattttatttttaa